The Cryobacterium sp. SO1 genomic sequence CGGTTGGTGGTGTTGCCGGCGGGATTGATGCCGCCAACTTCTTACAGTCCCCGCCTGAGGTCGACATGTAGCACGTACCGAGCAGGGTATACACGGTGTAGTCAGTGCCCGTGCGGTTGACCGTTTGAGAGATCGGAAGGTCAGGCACGGATGCTGCGACAGCACCGCTGTCCCAGCCCATGTAGGTCTCCGCCAGCCCCTTCACGCCGAAGTTGGCGTTCCACGCAACCTCAACCTTGGCCTTGGTACGCCCCTCGTACAGATAGCTCATCAGCGTGGAGGGATCCGTTGCGGCAGATTGAGCGCTGACTCGTTCCATCGCCTCGGTGGCGATAGTCACCGCGATTTGCTGACGCTGCTGAACGGAGGCGCCCTTTTGGCTCGTGATGCTGAGACCGATCGCAGCACTGGCAATGATCCCGATCAGGCTGATCGCGACAATGACCTCGATGAGGGTCATGCCCGAATCGTCAGCGCCTGCGCGCAGACGCAGTGGGTGTGCAACAGACTTCACGGGGATCCTTGCAGAGTGGTCAATCGGTTCGGAAAAGCGGGGCATCGCTGTGGCGACGCCCCGCTTGAGAACAGCCGAGACTACGGGGTCGGGGCGGGCTTGACCCAGGCCTTAAGTCCGCCATCGGCGCTCTGGTACGCCTGGCCTTCGCCTGGAATGTTCGAGTTAGTTCCCACGAGCGTGTAGCTGTTCCCGCCGGTTGCTACCTTGACGACAATTGTGTTGCCTTCGGAGATTTTGAAAGCAACGTTGACCGTTGCCGACGTGACGCCGGTTGCGGCTGTCCCTGCAGAACCGGTTGCAGTTGTTACCGGCGCGAAAGTCGAGTAGCTCCCGTTATGTGTGGTTCCCCAGGTCTCAACGACGACGGCGGCGTTCTTTAGATCCGAGCCGACCGACGCCTCCCAGGCGCTCTGGCGCTGGTTGAGGAACACCGGGATCGCGATCGCGGCCAGGATTCCGATGATGATGACAACTACTAAAAGCTCAATCAAGGTGAAACCGACTTGGTTTTCATCAGGGTTGTTGCGGCGGCGTTCGAGTTTGGCAAGGCTTCGTGCGAGCACAGTGTGTCCATTTCTCTTGGAGAAAGCAATTTTGTGTGTGGGGGCTCACGTTTCTATGTGGTTTCCCCGAGGCGCTGGTGTGCAGAATTGAGGGGCGATGGCGACCCCTCAGTACGCACGATGGGCTGAGGAACGCTAAGGAGTCACGCCCCACTTGGTGAGCCCGCCGCCGGCGCTGCTGTATCCCTGCAAATCGGTAGTGCCAGTGAGGTTGGAGTTCTTCCCCAGGATGGTGTACCCGGTCGTGCCGACGATCGTCATCGTGATCGTGTTGCCGCTGGAGACCTTGAAGTCGACCGACCCGCCGGTAACACCGCCGGTGGTTGTCGTGCCATTGTTGACGACGGCTACTCCCGCTCCCGGGAAGCCAACGTATGAGCCGCCCTTACTTGTCGCGTAAGTTTCCACCACCACTGCGGCGTTCTTCAGGTCAGAGCCGACCGAGGACTGCCACGCGCTCTGGCGCTGGTTGAGGAATACGGGGATGGCGATCGCGGCGAGAATGCCGATGATGATAACGACAACGAGAAGCTCGATCAGGGTGAATCCCACCTGATTCTCGTCGGGGTTGTTGCGTCGGCGTTCGAGTTTTGCGAGGCTGCGTGCGAGCACGGGTGGGTCCAATCATGTGAGGGGAACTGAACTGGCCGGCGGCCCGATCGGCTTCGTTCATCGTGGTTCAGGTCACTTCCCCCTCCCCAGCAACCAGAGCCCCTTCGAAGGTCCTCCCCCAAGCGAGCGGGCAGCATCCGTTGAATTGTTCACCCAAAAGGCAGGCTTGGCTCTGATAGAACTTCCACTATATTAGTGGCTAATTCCCAGCCTATAGCAGCAGTTCGGGGTATTTTCAGACAGAATTTACCCCCGGTTCTGGGGGATGCCAGCTCATCGCGAAACCTGGCGACGGCTGCGCTCGGTGGTGAGTGCTAGTTGACTGCCTCGGAGATGCTGAAAATGGGCAGGTAAAGGGCAATGACCATGCCGCCGATGATCACACCGAGGAACGCGATCATGAGCGGCTCGATCGCTGCCGTGAGCTGTTCGGTTGCCGCCTGGACCTCGTCGTCGTAGAAATCCGCGATCTTGTCGAGCATGATTTCCAGCGACCCGGCGTCCTCTCCGACGGCAATCATTTGAGTCACCATGGCAGGAAAAACCGGCTGCGCGAGCAGCGGGCCGGAGATCGACTTGCCCTGGCGCACAGATTCTGCGACCTCGTTGAGCGCGTTCTCTATGACCCAGTTGCCCGAGGTGTCCCCCACGATCTTGAGCGCCTGCAGGATGGGAACGCCGGCTCCGATCATGTTGGAGAAGTTGCGGGCGAACCGAGCCACGGCGACTTTTTTGAGCAGCGACCCGAAGACCGGGATCTTTAGCATGATCGGGTCTTTTATCTTGCGCACCGCGAGGGTGTTCTTGTTTTTGCTCCACCAAATGGAGAACACGATTCCCGCAACCAGCAGCACCGGAGCGACCCAAACCATCGCCTCCGACAGGGTGACCAGGAATTGAGTGGGTGCGGGCAATTCGCTGCCAAGCCCAGCGAACATGTCCTTGAAGATGGGCACGATGAAGATGAGCATCACCAGCACGGCCACCAACGACATGATCAACACCAGCACCGGGTACGTCAGCGCCGACTTGATGGTGTTGCGCAGCTTGACTTCTTTTTCGAAGTTCGTGGCGATCGATTCAAGGGCACCATCCAGGAACCCCCCGGTCTCTCCAGCACGCACCATGTTGATCATGATCGGTGGGAAGTCCGCGCCGTGCTTGCCGAACGCGTCGGAAATCGACGTTCCGGTCTCCACGTCGTTGCGCACCTGACCGAGGATCTTGGCCAGCGACGGGTTCTCGCTCTGCTCGGCCAGGATATTCAGCGTGCGCAGCAGCGACAGTCCCGACCCGATCATCGTGGCCATCTGTCGGCTCATGATCGCGAGGTCTTTGAGACCGATGCGCTTGCTGAAGCCCGGCAACGAAATCTCGCGGTTGAGGCCGGTGCCGCCGGCAGACTCCGTGATCGAGATCGGCGAGATCGCCATAACGGCCAAACGGGCGGCCACAGCCGATTCGCTGGTAGCATCCAACTTGCCCTTGACGGTCTTGCCCTTCGCATCGCGGCCGACAAACGCCCAAGACTGCGCTGTGACCATCACGCTTGTCCCGCACCGCTGCTGGCGCGGACTCCGCCGCTGAGGATCGCGCTAGTGGGCATCAGAAGGCACTTCCGCCGGAAAAGGCGTCATAGTCGATGCCGTCGCTGGACATGGGTGACGTCGCCGTACCCGTCGCTGTGGGATCGACCCGCCGGATGAGTTGAGCAAGGCCCACCGGGTCTTGCGCCTTCTCTTCGGCCGAGGCCCGGGTGATCAGACCGGCATCGACGAGCTCTGCCAGGTGCTGGTCCATGGTGTGCATGCCCAGGCTACGACCGGCCTGCATGGCCGACGGGATTTGGTAGGTCTTGCCCTCGCGTATGAGGTTCGCGATGGCGGAGGTGGCGAACATCACTTCGGTAGCGACGACCCGCCCGTCGTCGACCCGCTTCACCAGGGTTTGGCAGACAACCCCCTGCAAGGTCGCCGCCAGCTGAGAGCGTACCTGCGCCTGCTGGTGCGGCGGGAAGACGTCGATCATGCGGTCGATGGTCTGCGGGGCGCTCTGGGTGTGCAGGGTGGCGAAGACGAGGTGGCCGGTTTCCGCCGCGGTGATCGCGACCGAGATGGTCTCGAGGTCACGCAGCTCGCCGATGAGGATGACATCGGGGTCCTGGCGAAGCACGTGCTTGAGGGCTGCCGCAAAGCTCTTCGTATCGCTGCCCACCTCGCGCTGGTTCACCAGGGACATCCGGTGCTTGTGCAGGAACTCGATGGGGTCTTCCACCGTGACGATGTGGTCGGCACGCGTGCGGTTCACCTCGTCGACAAGAGCGGCCAGCGTGGTCGACTTGCCCGAGCCTGTCGGGCCGGTGACCAGCACAAGCCCACGCGGCAACGCGGCGAAGCGGGCCACCGCGTCGGGCATGCCCAGCTCTGTGAGCGGCTTGATGATGCGCGGGATCAGTCGGAACGCAGCACCGATCGAGCCACGTTGCTGATAGTAATTGACCCGGAAGCGGGCGTCGTTGGCGGTGTACGCGAAGTCGAGTTCCAGCTCACGCTCGAACTCCATGTGCTGGGACGGAGTGAGAATGCTGAGGAGGGCGCCGGATACTTTGTCGAACGTCCAACGGGGCGCGCCGTCGAGCGGACGCAGGCTGCCGTTGACCCGGAGGTTGGGCGGGGCGCCAACAGTGATGTGCAAGTCTGAGCCGTTGAGGTCGAGCACTTCCTGAAGAGCGCGCAGAAGGTCCTGGTCGGCGGCTGAGGGCGAATCTGTGCGCTGTGTTCGCCGCACGCGAACGGGATCGGCACCCTCCGTTCGAGGTCGGAGCACTCTGACCGCCTCTGACCCTTCCAGCGCGGACCGAGTGAGGTCCGGTGGAACGTCGTCGGTCGACCGCGCTGGCTCAGTATTGGTTCGTGACACCACGACGGCATCCACGGGGTTATCGTACTTGGACTTGAACGGTACTGAATCGGCAGCGGGAGCATCTGCAGGGTCGAGCAGGTACCACGGTACGGGCTCGGCAACGGGGACCGTCGCGGTGGCATCGGTCTCGTCATCACCATGAGGACGTTGCGGCGGTGTCACCGGGATGTCGTAGATGGG encodes the following:
- a CDS encoding prepilin-type N-terminal cleavage/methylation domain-containing protein, which codes for MLARSLAKLERRRNNPDENQVGFTLIELLVVVIIIGILAAIAIPVFLNQRQSAWEASVGSDLKNAAVVVETWGTTHNGSYSTFAPVTTATGSAGTAATGVTSATVNVAFKISEGNTIVVKVATGGNSYTLVGTNSNIPGEGQAYQSADGGLKAWVKPAPTP
- a CDS encoding type II secretion system F family protein, translating into MVTAQSWAFVGRDAKGKTVKGKLDATSESAVAARLAVMAISPISITESAGGTGLNREISLPGFSKRIGLKDLAIMSRQMATMIGSGLSLLRTLNILAEQSENPSLAKILGQVRNDVETGTSISDAFGKHGADFPPIMINMVRAGETGGFLDGALESIATNFEKEVKLRNTIKSALTYPVLVLIMSLVAVLVMLIFIVPIFKDMFAGLGSELPAPTQFLVTLSEAMVWVAPVLLVAGIVFSIWWSKNKNTLAVRKIKDPIMLKIPVFGSLLKKVAVARFARNFSNMIGAGVPILQALKIVGDTSGNWVIENALNEVAESVRQGKSISGPLLAQPVFPAMVTQMIAVGEDAGSLEIMLDKIADFYDDEVQAATEQLTAAIEPLMIAFLGVIIGGMVIALYLPIFSISEAVN
- a CDS encoding type IV pilus twitching motility protein PilT codes for the protein MSQPIYDIPVTPPQRPHGDDETDATATVPVAEPVPWYLLDPADAPAADSVPFKSKYDNPVDAVVVSRTNTEPARSTDDVPPDLTRSALEGSEAVRVLRPRTEGADPVRVRRTQRTDSPSAADQDLLRALQEVLDLNGSDLHITVGAPPNLRVNGSLRPLDGAPRWTFDKVSGALLSILTPSQHMEFERELELDFAYTANDARFRVNYYQQRGSIGAAFRLIPRIIKPLTELGMPDAVARFAALPRGLVLVTGPTGSGKSTTLAALVDEVNRTRADHIVTVEDPIEFLHKHRMSLVNQREVGSDTKSFAAALKHVLRQDPDVILIGELRDLETISVAITAAETGHLVFATLHTQSAPQTIDRMIDVFPPHQQAQVRSQLAATLQGVVCQTLVKRVDDGRVVATEVMFATSAIANLIREGKTYQIPSAMQAGRSLGMHTMDQHLAELVDAGLITRASAEEKAQDPVGLAQLIRRVDPTATGTATSPMSSDGIDYDAFSGGSAF
- a CDS encoding type II secretion system protein; protein product: MLARSLAKLERRRNNPDENQVGFTLIELLVVVIIIGILAAIAIPVFLNQRQSAWQSSVGSDLKNAAVVVETYATSKGGSYVGFPGAGVAVVNNGTTTTGGVTGGSVDFKVSSGNTITMTIVGTTGYTILGKNSNLTGTTDLQGYSSAGGGLTKWGVTP
- a CDS encoding prepilin-type N-terminal cleavage/methylation domain-containing protein; the protein is MTLIEVIVAISLIGIIASAAIGLSITSQKGASVQQRQQIAVTIATEAMERVSAQSAATDPSTLMSYLYEGRTKAKVEVAWNANFGVKGLAETYMGWDSGAVAASVPDLPISQTVNRTGTDYTVYTLLGTCYMSTSGGDCKKLAASIPPATPPTGQTPLNRVIVVVRWNAGSGCAASGCSYLVSSLVDAHSDLQWNSP